A genomic stretch from Perognathus longimembris pacificus isolate PPM17 chromosome 5, ASM2315922v1, whole genome shotgun sequence includes:
- the Nrros gene encoding transforming growth factor beta activator LRRC33 produces the protein MELLPLWLCLGLHFLSMEWRNGSGTATAASPGDCKLVDGVTDCQGQNLASVPSNLLSHTRMLILDANPLKTLWNYSLQPYPLLESLSLHSCLLERIGCHAFQEQGHLHSLALGDNSLWKNYKEMSAALHSLPRLQRLDLSGNFLTEDMAAQMLHNLSSLQFLSLARNNLMRLDESVFEGLEYLQELDLQRNYIFEIEGGAFDGLTKLQHLNLAYNNLPCIVDFSLTQLQVLNVSYNILEWFLAAREEAAFELELLDLSHNQLLFFPLLPQCNKLHTLLLRDNNMGFYRDLFNTSSPQEMVAQFLLVDGNVTNITTVSLWEEFASGDLSALRILDMSQNQFQYLPDGFLKQTPSLSHLNLNQNCLVRLHIREHEPPEALTELDLSHNQLAELHLAPGLSGCLRNLRLFNLSSNQLLGVPTGLFANASDITTIDMSHNQITLCPQPAALDEAGPASCVDFRNMISLKSLSLEGCGLRALQDCPFQGTSLTHLDLSNNWGVLNGNIAPLWDIAPTLQVLSLRNASLSSGVEELDFSGFRNLKHLDLSGNSLTSFPKFKGSLALQTLDLRRNSLTAFPQRAVSEQLLRSLQSVYLSQNPYDCCGVDGWGALEHLEAIADLAMVTCNLSSKVIHVMELPGGRPQVCKWEQVDTGLLYLVLILPSCLTLLVACTIIFLTFKKPLLQVIKSRCHWSSIY, from the exons atggAGTTGCTGCCCCTTTGGCTCTGCCTAGGTCTTCACTTCCTGTCTATGGAATGGAGGAATGGAAGTGGGACAGCCACAGCTGCTTCGCCAGGGGACTGCAAGTTG GTGGATGGAGTCACTGACTGCCAAGGGCAGAACCTTGCTTCTGTGCCCAGCAACCTCCTGTCCCACACCAGGATGCTCATCCTGGATGCCAACCCTCTGAAAACCCTGTGGAATTATTCTCTCCAGCCTTACCCTCTCCTGGAGAGCCTCAGCCTGCACAGCTGCCTCCTGGAGCGCATCGGCTGCCACGCCTTCCAGGAGCAAGGTCACCTGCACAGCCTGGCCCTGGGGGACAACTCCCTGTGGAAGAACTACAAGGAGATGTCAGCTGCTCTGCACAGCCTGCCCAGACTGCAGAGGCTGGACTTGTCAGGAAACTTCCTGACGGAGGACATGGCAGCCCAGATGCTCCACAATCTCTCCTCACTGCAGTTTCTATCCCTGGCCAGGAATAATCTCATGAGGCTTGATGAGTCTGTCTTTGAGGGCCTGGAGTATCTCCAGGAGCTGGATCTGCAGAGGAACTACATCTTTGAGATCGAAGGTGGTGCTTTTGATGGCTTGACCAAGCTACAACACCTCAACCTGGCTTATAACAACCTGCCCTGCATCGTGGACTTCAGCCTCACCCAGCTGCAAGTCCTTAACGTCAGCTATAACATCCTGGAGTGGTTCCTGGCGGCCAGGGAAGAGGCAGCCTTTGAGCTGGAGCTGCTGGACCTGTCTCACAACCAGCTActgttctttcctctcctgccccagTGCAATAAGTTGCATACCCTCCTGCTTCGGGACAACAACATGGGCTTCTACAGGGACCTGTTCAATACCTCGTCGCCACAGGAGATGGTGGCGCAGTTCCTCCTTGTGGATGGAAATGTGACCAATATCACCACAGTGAGCCTGTGGGAAGAATTTGCCTCTGGAGACCTGTCAGCTCTTCGCATCCTAGACATGAGCCAGAACCAATTCCAGTACTTGCCAGATGGCTTCCTAAAGCAAAcaccttccctctcccacctAAACCTCAACCAGAATTGTCTGGTGAGGCTCCACATCCGGGAACATGAGCCCCCAGAAGCACTCACTGAGCTGGACCTGAGCCACAACCAGCTAGCAGAGCTGCACCTAGCTCCGGGACTCAGTGGCTGCCTGAGGAACCTCCGTTTATTCAATCTTAGTTCCAACCAGCTCCTTGGAGTCCCAACTGGCCTTTTTGCCAATGCTAGTGACATCACTACAATTGACATGAGCCACAACCAGATCACATTGTGTCCCCAGCCTGCTGCCTTAGACGAGGCAGGCCCTGCCAGCTGTGTGGATTTCAGGAATATGATCTCTTTGAAGAGTCTCTCTCTGGAGGGCTGTGGGCTGAGGGCCCTACAAGACTGCCCTTTCCAGGGCACCTCTCTCACTCACCTAGACCTATCCAACAACTGGGGGGTTCTGAATGGGAACATCGCCCCTCTCTGGGATATTGCCCCCACATTGCAGGTCCTGTCCCTCAGAAATGCAAGCCTCAGTTCTGGTGTGGAAGAGTTGGACTTCTCTGGGTTTAGGAATCTGAAACACTTGGATCTGTCAGGAAATTCCTTGACCAGCTTTCcaaagttcaagggcagccttgCTCTACAGACTCTGGATCTCCGTAGAAACTCTCTCACAGCATTTCCCCAGAGGGCTGTGTCTGAGCAGCTCCTGAGGAGTCTGCAGAGTGTCTACCTCAGCCAGAACCCATATGACTGCtgtggggtggatgggtggggggcCCTGGAGCACCTAGAGGCCATTGCTGACTTGGCTATGGTCACTTGCAACCTCTCCTCCAAGGTCATTCATGTGATGGAGCTGCCCGGAGGTAGGCCCCAGGTCTGTAAGTGGGAGCAGGTGGACACGGGCCTGCTCTACCTTGTGCTCATTCTCCCCAGTTGTCTCACCCTGCTGGTAGCCTGCACCATCATCTTCCTCACTTTCAAGAAGCCTCTGCTTCAGGTCATCAAAAGCCGTTGCCACTGGTCCTCCATATACTGA